Proteins from one Gasterosteus aculeatus chromosome 11, fGasAcu3.hap1.1, whole genome shotgun sequence genomic window:
- the LOC120827305 gene encoding glycylpeptide N-tetradecanoyltransferase 1 isoform X1 produces the protein MADENETAPMPEKEDVEDHGHCSDCENEEHHSDDGDRGLGDDTGAKKKKKKQKKKKKSGAPEAAQDPLAKVNSLPADKLQEIQKAIELFSVGQGPAKTMEEATRRSYQFWDTQPVPKLGETVTSHGSIEPDKDHIREEPYSLPLGFSWDTLDLGNAAVLKELYTLLNENYVEDDDNMFRFDYSPEFLLWALRPPGWLPQWHCGVRVNSNQKLVGFISAIPASICIYDIEKKMVEINFLCVHKKLRSKRVAPVLIREITRRVNLQGIFQAVYTAGVVLPKPVGTCRYWHRSLNPRKLIEVKFSHLSRNMTMQRTMKLYRLPDVSENAPVQQTLIGPQARRAFILLLAFPPVQTPKTSGLRTMTKKDVPLVHRLLREYLSQFNLVPAMNQEEVEHWLLPRENIIDTYLVENDGKVTDFLSFYTLPSTIMNHPVHRSLKAAYSFYNVHTTTPFLDLMSDALILAKSKGFDVFNALDLMENKTFLEKLKFGIGDGNLQYYLYNWKCPSMGSEKVGLVLQ, from the exons TGACAGGGGTCTGGGTGACGACACTGgtgccaagaagaagaaaaagaagcaaaaaaagaagaagaaatctggTGCTCCAGAAGCTGCTCAGGATCCCCTTGCCAAG GTGAATTCATTGCCAGCTGATAAGCTACAGGAGATCCAAAAGGCCATTGAACTGTTCTCTGTAGGCCAGGGCCCTGCCAAGACCATGGAGGAGGCCACTCGGAGGAGTTACCAGTTCTGGGACACACAGCCTGTGCCCAAGCTAG gAGAGACCGTGACATCACATGGCTCTATTGAACCTGACAAAGACCACATCCGGGAGGAGCCCTACAGCCTCCCGCTGGGCTTCAGCTGGGACACCCTCGACTTGGGCAACGCTGCTGTG CTGAAGGAGCTTTACACCCTTCTCAACGAGAACTATGTAGAAGATGACGACAACATGTTCCGATTTGACTACTCTCCTGAGTTCCTCCTCTG GGCCCTGCGGCCCCCTGGCTGGTTGCCCCAGTGGCATTGTGGGGTGAGAGTGAACTCCAACCAGAAGCTTGTAGGCTTCATCAGTGCCATTCCTGCTTCCATCTGTATCTATGACAT agaaaagaaaatggtaGAGATCAATTTCCTCTGCGTCCACAAGAAGCTTCGCTCCAAACGAGTTGCTCCGGTTTTGATAAGAGAAATCACCAGACGGGTCAACCTGCAGGGCATCTTCCAGGCGGTGTACACTGCTGGAGTGGTACTGCCCAAACCTGTGGGCACATGCAG GTACTGGCATCGCTCTTTGAACCCGCGCAAACTAATCGAGGTGAAGTTCTCCCACCTGAGCAGGAACATGACGATGCAGCGCACCATGAAGTTGTACCGTCTGCCCGACGTTAGTGAAAACGCACCCGTCCAACAAACACTAATAGGCCCCCAGGCCCGCCGAGCCTTTATCCTTCTCCTTGCTTTTCCCCCCGTTCAGACTCCGAAGACTTCCGGTCTGCGGACGATGACCAAGAAGGACGTCCCACTGGTGCATCGCCTCCTACGCGAGTACCTGAGCCAGTTCAACCTGGTGCCCGCCATGAACCAGGAGGAGGTAGAACACTGGCTGCTTCCCCGGGAGAATATTATCGACACTTACCTGGTGGAG AATGATGGCAAGGTAACAGATTTCCTGAGCTTCTACACTCTGCCCTCCACCATTATGAACCACCCTGTGCACCGCAGTCTGAAAGCCGCGTACTCCTTCTACAACGTGCACACCACCACGCCCTTTCTCGACCTGATGTCTGACGCCCTCATTCTGGCCAAATCG AAAGGGTTCGATGTCTTCAATGCACTGGATCTAATGGAAaacaagacattcttggagaaGCTTAAGTTCGGCATCGGTGATGGAAATCTACAGTATTATCTGTACAATTGGAAGTGTCCCAGCATGGGCTCTGAAAAG
- the LOC120827305 gene encoding glycylpeptide N-tetradecanoyltransferase 1 isoform X2: MADENETAPMPEKEDVEDHGHCSDCENEEHHSDDGDRGLGDDTGAKKKKKKQKKKKKSGAPEAAQDPLAKVNSLPADKLQEIQKAIELFSVGQGPAKTMEEATRRSYQFWDTQPVPKLGETVTSHGSIEPDKDHIREEPYSLPLGFSWDTLDLGNAAVLKELYTLLNENYVEDDDNMFRFDYSPEFLLWALRPPGWLPQWHCGVRVNSNQKLVGFISAIPASICIYDIEKKMVEINFLCVHKKLRSKRVAPVLIREITRRVNLQGIFQAVYTAGVVLPKPVGTCRYWHRSLNPRKLIEVKFSHLSRNMTMQRTMKLYRLPDTPKTSGLRTMTKKDVPLVHRLLREYLSQFNLVPAMNQEEVEHWLLPRENIIDTYLVENDGKVTDFLSFYTLPSTIMNHPVHRSLKAAYSFYNVHTTTPFLDLMSDALILAKSKGFDVFNALDLMENKTFLEKLKFGIGDGNLQYYLYNWKCPSMGSEKVGLVLQ; this comes from the exons TGACAGGGGTCTGGGTGACGACACTGgtgccaagaagaagaaaaagaagcaaaaaaagaagaagaaatctggTGCTCCAGAAGCTGCTCAGGATCCCCTTGCCAAG GTGAATTCATTGCCAGCTGATAAGCTACAGGAGATCCAAAAGGCCATTGAACTGTTCTCTGTAGGCCAGGGCCCTGCCAAGACCATGGAGGAGGCCACTCGGAGGAGTTACCAGTTCTGGGACACACAGCCTGTGCCCAAGCTAG gAGAGACCGTGACATCACATGGCTCTATTGAACCTGACAAAGACCACATCCGGGAGGAGCCCTACAGCCTCCCGCTGGGCTTCAGCTGGGACACCCTCGACTTGGGCAACGCTGCTGTG CTGAAGGAGCTTTACACCCTTCTCAACGAGAACTATGTAGAAGATGACGACAACATGTTCCGATTTGACTACTCTCCTGAGTTCCTCCTCTG GGCCCTGCGGCCCCCTGGCTGGTTGCCCCAGTGGCATTGTGGGGTGAGAGTGAACTCCAACCAGAAGCTTGTAGGCTTCATCAGTGCCATTCCTGCTTCCATCTGTATCTATGACAT agaaaagaaaatggtaGAGATCAATTTCCTCTGCGTCCACAAGAAGCTTCGCTCCAAACGAGTTGCTCCGGTTTTGATAAGAGAAATCACCAGACGGGTCAACCTGCAGGGCATCTTCCAGGCGGTGTACACTGCTGGAGTGGTACTGCCCAAACCTGTGGGCACATGCAG GTACTGGCATCGCTCTTTGAACCCGCGCAAACTAATCGAGGTGAAGTTCTCCCACCTGAGCAGGAACATGACGATGCAGCGCACCATGAAGTTGTACCGTCTGCCCGAC ACTCCGAAGACTTCCGGTCTGCGGACGATGACCAAGAAGGACGTCCCACTGGTGCATCGCCTCCTACGCGAGTACCTGAGCCAGTTCAACCTGGTGCCCGCCATGAACCAGGAGGAGGTAGAACACTGGCTGCTTCCCCGGGAGAATATTATCGACACTTACCTGGTGGAG AATGATGGCAAGGTAACAGATTTCCTGAGCTTCTACACTCTGCCCTCCACCATTATGAACCACCCTGTGCACCGCAGTCTGAAAGCCGCGTACTCCTTCTACAACGTGCACACCACCACGCCCTTTCTCGACCTGATGTCTGACGCCCTCATTCTGGCCAAATCG AAAGGGTTCGATGTCTTCAATGCACTGGATCTAATGGAAaacaagacattcttggagaaGCTTAAGTTCGGCATCGGTGATGGAAATCTACAGTATTATCTGTACAATTGGAAGTGTCCCAGCATGGGCTCTGAAAAG